A DNA window from Limanda limanda chromosome 6, fLimLim1.1, whole genome shotgun sequence contains the following coding sequences:
- the LOC133003192 gene encoding cyclin-dependent kinase-like 1 has product MEKYEKLAKIGEGSYGVVFKCKHRDTGQVVAIKKFVESEDDPVIKKIALREIRMLKQLKHVNLVNLLEVFRRKRRLHLVFEFCEQTVLNELDKHPRGVPEAQLKSIVWQTLQAVNFCHKHNCIHRDVKPENILLTKTGVIKLCDFGFARILTGPEDDYTDYVATRWYRAPELLVGDTQYGPPVDVWALGCVFAELLHGNPLWPGKSDVDQLYLIRKTLGDLIPRHQQVFRSNVFFSGVSIPEPDTTEPLEKRFHGGSPQALHVMKSCLVMDPSHRLSCEELLELPYFQEEGGANWGREIERPGRRHDKGSRRRQAGAQYLPHLPNSNISPAPDVKKLVKHKYHLPNI; this is encoded by the exons ATGGAGAAATACGAGAAGCTGGCCAAAATCGGCGAGGGATCCTACGGCGTGGTGTTCAAGTGCAAACACAGGGACACGGGTCAGGTCGTGGCCATCAAGAAGTTCGTGGAGTCCGAGGACGACCCGGTGATCAAGAAGATTGCACTGAGAGAAATACGTATGCTGAAG CAGCTGAAACACGTGAATCTGGTCAACCTGCTGGAGGTGTTCAGGAGGAAGAGACGGCTCCACCTGGTGTTTGAGTTCTGTGAGCAGACGGTTCTCAACGAGCTGGACAAACACCCCCGAGG ggtTCCTGAGGCTCAGCTGAAGAGCATCGTGTGGCAGACGCTGCAGGCCGTCAACTTCTGCCACAAACACAAC TGCATCCACCGAGACGTGAAGCCCGAGAACATCCTCCTCACCAAAACCGGAGTCATCAAGCTCTGCGACTTCGGCTTCGCCCGCATCCTGA CAGGACCCGAGGATGACTACACAGACTACGTGGCGACCCGCTGGTACCGGGCCCCGGAGCTGCTGGTGGGAGACACCCAGTACGGCCCTCCTGTGGACGTGTGGGCTCTGGGCTGCGTCTTCGCTGAGCTGCTCCACGGGAACCCGCTGTGGCCCGGGAAGTCCGACGTGGACCAGCTCTACCTCATCCGGAAAACTCTAG GTGACCTGATCCCTCGGCACCAGCAGGTCTTTCGCTCCAACGTGTTCTTCAGTGGAGTCAGCATTCCTGAGCCGGACACAACG GAACCTTTAGAGAAGCGTTTCCATGGAGGCTCTCCTCAGGCTCTCCACGTTATGAAA TCGTGCCTGGTGATGGACCCGTCTCACCGCCTGTCCtgtgaggagctgctggagctgcctTACTTccaggaagaaggaggagccaACTGGGGCCGCGAGATCGAGCGCCCGGGAAGACGACACGACAAAGGCTCCCGTCGCCGGCAGGCCGGG gcACAGTACCTGCCTCACCTACCAAACAGCAACATCTCACCAGCACCGGATGTGAAGAAACTGGTGAAGCATAAATATCACCTGCCCAACATTTAG
- the tgfb1a gene encoding transforming growth factor, beta 1a, with protein MELALLALMVVYAVGHVSGMSTCKTVDLEMVKKKRIEAIRSQILSKLRLPKEPEPDQAGDDEEIPSPLLSLYNSTKEMLKEQKAVVQTDISTEQEEEEYFAKVLHKFHMNRTDDIDVKKSIPMYFNISDIRQSVGDSRLLTSAELRLLIMKTWIADEQRVELYHGQGASAKYLASRFINKDLNNKWLSFDVTETLREWLKGTGDEQIFQLRLFCGCSEPNVESSFSFSISGIAKDRSDTAMLRDANKQLPYILTMSIPQNTSTHLSSRRKRSTDGTDTCTAQTETCCVRSLYIDFRKDLGWKWIHKPTGYHANYCMGSCTYIWNAENKYSQILALYKHHNPGASAQPCCVPQALEPLPILYYVGRQHKVEQLSNMIVKSCKCS; from the exons ATGGAGCTGGCACTGTTGGCGCTCATGGTCGTGTACGCGGTGGGACATGTCAGTGGCATGTCCACGTGCAAGACGGTGGATCTGGAGATGGTGAAGAAGAAGCGCATTGAGGCCATCAGGAGCCAGATCCTCAGCAAATTGCGTTTGCCCAAAGAGCCGGAGCCCGACCAGGCCGGAGACGACGAGGAGATCCCGTCTCCTCTGCTGTCGCTCTACAACAGCACCAAGGAGATGCTGAAGGAGCAGAAGGCCGTCGTCCAGACGGACATCTCCaccgagcaggaggaggaggagtactTTGCCAAGGTGCTGCACAAGTTCCACATGAACA gaACAGACGACATTGATGTCAAGAAATCCATCCCGATGTACTTCAACATCTCTGACATACGACAAAGTGTCGGGGATTCCCGCCTGCTGACGAGTGCCGAGCTGCGGCTGCTCATCATGAAAACCTGGATAGCCGATGAGCAGCGGGTGGAGCTGTACCACGGCCAGGGGGCGTCGGCCAAGTATCTCGCTTCCCGCTTCATCAATAAAGATTTGAATAACAAGTGGTTGTCGTTCGATGTCACCGAGACCCTGCGGGAATGGCTCAAAGGAACAG GCGACGAGCAGATTTTCCAGCTCAGGCTCTTCTGTGGATGCAGCGAGCCGAACGTGGAGAGCAGTTTCAGTTTTTCCATCTCTGGCATCGCGAAGGACAGATCAGACACCGCAATGTTAAGAGACGCCAACAAGCAGCTGCCCTACATCCTCACCATGTCCATCCCTCAGAACACCAGCACCCACCTCAGCTCGCGCAGGAAGCGCTCCACAGACGGGACGGACACGTGCACAGC CCAGACGGAGACCTGCTGCGTGCGGAGCTTGTACATTGACTTCAGGAAAGATCTGGGCTGGAAGTGGATCCATAAGCCGACGGGCTACCACGCCAACTACTGCATGGGATCCTGCACCTACATCTGGAATGCTGAAAACAAATATTCTCAG ATTTTGGCCTTGTACAAGCATCACAACCCGGGCGCCTCTGCCCAGCCCTGCTGCGTTCCCCAGGCGCTGGAGCCGCTGCCAATCCTCTACTACGTGGGCAGGCAGCACAAG GTGGAGCAGCTGTCCAATATGATCGTGAAGTCCTGCAAGTGTAGCTaa